One segment of Carya illinoinensis cultivar Pawnee chromosome 1, C.illinoinensisPawnee_v1, whole genome shotgun sequence DNA contains the following:
- the LOC122279074 gene encoding beta-glucuronosyltransferase GlcAT14A, protein MQNPPLTPRPPPFLCSITTGSTSKDPKTTLYIILAASLFSLFFFFLLSLSSSSSSSSSQSIPDPFLFPNRQTHHVLFPHTDLSSDPTPPSIAYLISGSAGDSGRILRILFATYHPRNHYLLHLDLTAPQSDRDALALTIQSVPIFKAAQNVNVIGKADHSYPKGSSSISSTLHGASILLRLSLNWDWFVSLNAPDYPLVTQDDLLHILSFLPKDLNFLNHSSYIGWRESRRLRPIIVDPGLYLSEKTGMFYATQKRDLPNAFRLFKGSSFSILSRKFIEFCILATDNLPRTLLMYLANTPSSLSNYFSTILCNSQKFNKTVINHNLLYATFDKPSKGETDLLGSNDFEAMIQSGAAFASGFQLDDPMLDRIDQEILGRSSGNVVPGGWCLGESRNHTCSVWGDADVLRPGLGARRLEKRIVELLSNATFRSRQCIVE, encoded by the exons ATGCAAAATCCACCGTTGACTCCACGACCGCCACCCTTCCTTTGCTCGATCACCACAGGCAGCACTTCCAAGGACCCCAAAACCACACTCTACATCATTCTCGCCGCCTCCCTCTTctccttattcttcttcttcctcctctccctttcctcctcctcctcatcctcctcctccCAAAGCATACCCGATCCTTTTCTCTTCCCGAACCGCCAGACCCACCACGTCCTCTTCCCACACACCGATCTCTCCTCTGACCCCACCCCTCCCTCCATCGCCTACCTCATATCCGGATCCGCCGGAGATTCGGGTCGAATCCTCCGCATTCTTTTCGCCACCTACCACCCAAGGAACCACTACCTTCTCCACCTCGACCTCACCGCTCCCCAGTCCGATCGTGACGCTCTCGCCCTCACCATCCAGTCCGTGCCCATCTTCAAAGCTGCCCAGAACGTCAATGTGATCGGCAAGGCCGATCACTCGTACCCAAAGGGCTCGTCTTCGATCTCCTCCACGCTTCACGGCGCCTCCATACTGCTGCGACTGTCGTTGAATTGGGATTGGTTTGTCAGTCTCAATGCCCCTGATTACCCACTTGTCACACAAGACG ATCTTCTTCATATTTTGTCCTTTCTGCCTAAAGATCTCAACTTTTTGAATCATTCGAGCTACATCGGCTGGAGAGA ATCTAGGAGGTTGCGACCAATAATTGTTGATCCGGGCCTTTATCTTTCGGAAAAAACTGGGATGTTTTATGCTACTCAGAAGAGGGACTTGCCAAATGCCTTCCGGTTGTTTAAAG GTTCATCCTTCTCCATTTTAAGTCGTAAGTTTATTGAGTTTTGCATCCTGGCTACTGACAACCTCCCAAGGACGCTTCTGATGTATTTGGCAAATACCCCATCATCCCTTTCCAATTATTTTTCTACTATTCTTTGTAATTCTCAAAAGTTCAACAAAACAGTCATAAACCACAACTTACTGTATGCCACCTTTGACAAACCTTCTAAGGGTGAGACCGACCTGCTCGGTTCCAATGATTTTGAAGCAATGATTCAGAGTGGAGCAGCCTTTGCCTCCGGATTCCAGTTAGATGATCCAATGCTCGACCGCATTGACCAAGAGATCTTGGGGCGCAGTAGTGGAAACGTTGTCCCTGGTGGCTGGTGCTTAGGTGAGTCTAGAAATCACACGTGTTCGGTTTGGGGAGATGCTGATGTTCTGAGGCCTGGTCTGGGAGCAAGAAGACTTGAAAAAAGAATTGTTGAATTGCTTTCAAATGCTACATTTCGGTCTCGTCAATGTATAGTTGAATGA
- the LOC122279082 gene encoding methyl-CpG-binding domain-containing protein 11-like, giving the protein MISVGLVLSSEFLLCATLTYTPVSFFLQFCLKKGGTSRKNEIVFIAPTGEEINNKKQLEQFLKSHTGNPAILEFDWGIGEMPRRYAKISEKVVLMCCTEKEKPDWC; this is encoded by the exons ATGATTTCAGTTGGTTTGGTGCTTAGTTCAGAATTCTTATTGTGTGCCACTTTGACTTACACCCCTGTTTCATTTTTCCTTCAGTTCTGCCTCAAGAAAGGAGGTACATCAAGGAAGAATGAGATTGTGTTCATTGCTCCTACTGGAGAGGAGATCAATAACAAAAAACAACTGGAGCAGTTCCTAAAATCACACACTGGTAATCCTGCAATATTAGAGTTTGATTGGGGTATTGGTGAGATGCCTAGGAGATATGCAAAAATCAGTGAAAAG GTGGTTTTGATGTGTTGTACAGAGAAGGAAAAGCCAGATTGGTGCTAA
- the LOC122279068 gene encoding protein PAM71-homolog, chloroplastic — MKGLVLHTPFIASGKKLPLLALVDALPSSASICRKNISPSPSLRCRGISRPSLACGMVRAQASNVSIGSEGYDGRGEEDNKKIFSNGPPNDNSSEIERHQNRIPYPLSIALVLFGCGLVFALVAFVKGGPSSLLAAISKSGFTAAFMLIFVSEIGDKTFFIAALLAMQYDKGLVLFGSVGALALMTVLSVVIGLIFHSVPAQFKTTLPIGEYAAVALLLFFGLKSIKDAWDLPANAVQSGDKSSPELDEYVEAEVLVKKKVSKRLSNPLEIVWKSFSLVFFAEWGDRSMLATIALGAAQSPWGVAGGAIAGHLIATSMAILGGAFLANYISEKMVGYLGGVLFLVFAAATLFGVF, encoded by the exons ATGAAGGGGTTGGTGCTTCATACACCTTTCATTGCCAGTGGGAAAAAGCTTCCTTTGTTAGCTCTGGTAGACGCACTACCATCCTCTGCCAGCATTTGTAGAAAGAACATCTCACCCTCGCCCTCGT TAAGATGTAGAGGAATATCAAGGCCGAGCTTGGCATGTGGCATGGTCAGAGCCCAAGCATCAAATGTTAGCATCGGATCTGAGGGGTATGACGGCCGGGGGGAAGAGGACAACAAAAAGATATTCTCCAATGGTCCACCCAATGATAATTCATCTGAAAT TGAGAGGCATCAAAATCGAATACCTTATCCTCTCTCTATAGCTCTTGTGCTATTTGGATGTGGTTTAGTGTTTGCACTGGTTGCATTTGTGAAAGGAGGACCTTCATCACTTTTAGCAGCAATTTCAAAGTCTGGATTCACTGCTGCATTCATGTTGATATTTGTGTCTGAAATTGGAGACAAG ACATTCTTCATTGCGGCGCTCTTGGCCATGCAATACGACAAAGGACTG GTTTTGTTCGGTTCAGTTGGTGCTCTTGCACTTATGACAGTTCTATCAGTTGTAATTGGACTGATATTCCATTCAGTGCCTGCTCAATTTAAGACCA CATTGCCAATTGGAGAATATGCAGCGGTAGCTCTTTTGTTATTCTTTGGCCTTAAATCTATTAAAGATGCATGGGACCTTCCTGCAAATGCAGTTCAAAGTGGTGACAAGAGCAGCCCTGAACTCGATGAATATGTTGAAGCTGAGGTGCTTGTGAAAAAAAAG GTGTCAAAACGGCTCTCTAATCCGCTTGAAATTGTCTGGAAGTCATTCAGCCTTGTATTCTTTGCT GAATGGGGAGACCGCTCTATGCTTGCAACAATTGCTCTTGGTGCCGCACAG tccCCATGGGGTGTGGCAGGTGGAGCCATCGCGGGACACCTAATTGCAACGTCTATGGCTATTCTAGGTGGTGCCTTTCTCGCTAACTACATTTCTGAAAAGATG GTTGGCTATTTGGGTGGAGTACTTTTCCTAGTTTTTGCTGCAGCCACACTTTTCGGAGTATTCTGA
- the LOC122279111 gene encoding hydroxyethylthiazole kinase, with product MSLSHMEPESMEKPETTVWASKAWALLSAVRGQSPLIQCITNFVSMDLMANTLLSAGASPAMIHSIVEIPDFTPHANALYINVGTLSPDWLPAMKAAAELACRTGKPWVLDPVASGASGFRLRACLELVELKPTVIRGNASEVIALSKASVGPTKGVDSSHESTDAVDAAKSLSKASGAIVAVSGAVDIITDGELVVGAHNGVAMMQRITATGCSVTALIAAFVAVDPSHAFEATASALSVFGVAGEMGMKMANGPASLRMHLIDSLHGLDEVDVLSRVNITGFS from the exons ATGAGCCTCAGCCATATGGAACCCGAGTCTATGGAAAAACCAGAGACAACCGTGTGGGCTTCCAAAGCGTGGGCTCTACTCTCGGCTGTACGGGGCCAGTCACCGCTCATCCAATGCATCACCAACTTCGTCTCCATGGATCTGATGGCCAACACGCTCCTATCCGCCGGGGCGTCGCCGGCGATGATCCACTCCATCGTTGAGATCCCGGACTTCACCCCTCATGCCAACGCGCTTTACATCAACGTGGGCACGCTCTCCCCCGACTGGCTACCCGCCATGAAGGCCGCAGCCGAGTTGGCCTGCAGGACCGGAAAGCCTTGGGTTCTCGACCCGGTCGCTTCCGGGGCTTCTGGTTTCCGgttaagggcttgtttggagcTCGTGGAGCTTAAGCCTACCGTTATCCGAGGAAATGCGTCCGAGGTTATTGCGCTCTCCAAGGCCTCTGTTGGACCCACGAAG GGTGTAGACAGCTCCCACGAGTCCACTGATGCAGTGGATGCAGCGAAGTCATTGTCTAAAGCAAGCGGTGCCATAGTTGCGGTGTCTGGAGCTGTTGACATTATTACAGATGGGGAGTTGGTTGTTGGTGCGCACAATGGAGTGGCTATGATGCAAAGAATTACAGCAACAGGATGTTCTGTCACCGCTCTCATTGCTGCCTTTGTTGCTGTAGATCCTTCACATGCTTTTGAAGCAACAGCTTCGGCACTATCCGTATTTGGGGTTGCTGGTGAGATGGGAATGAAGATGGCCAATGGTCCAGCTTCACTGCGAATGCATTTGATCGATTCACTCCATGGGCTTGATGAGGTTGATGTGCTTTCTCGCGTTAACATAACCGGCTTCTCATGA
- the LOC122279124 gene encoding dirigent protein 16, whose translation MFRQFSPSIFILILIATVHMASNIDAVDPAAATKEEPILELYMHDILGGSNPTARPITGLLGNIYNGQVPFAKQIGFLPPSGVAIPNANGALPTVNGVNGLPLGTGLAGTNIAGRKNNQNLPQSQLGPDGLGLGFGTITVIDDILTSSPDLGSQTLGKAQGVYVASSADGTSQMMAFTALIEGGEYNDNLNFYGVYKIGSTVSYLSVTGGTGKFKSAYGVAEVRSLIPSGQHITDGAETLLRITVHLKY comes from the coding sequence ATGTTCAGGCAGTTTTCACCTTCTATTTTCATCCTAATACTAATTGCAACTGTGCACATGGCAAGCAACATTGATGCAGTTGATCCTGCAGCAGCCACCAAAGAAGAACCAATCCTTGAGTTATACATGCACGACATTCTTGGGGGCAGTAACCCTACAGCTAGGCCAATCACTGGCTTGCTAGGTAATATCTACAATGGTCAGGTGCCATTTGCAAAGCAGATAGGGTTTTTACCTCCAAGTGGGGTTGCCATCCCCAACGCAAATGGTGCACTTCCAACCGTTAATGGTGTCAATGGTCTCCCACTAGGAACTGGCTTAGCTGGCACCAATATTGCaggaagaaaaaataatcaaaatctaCCTCAGTCCCAACTTGGACCTGATGGGTTGGGGCTAGGCTTCGGAACAATTACCGTCATCGATGACATATTAACCTCCAGTCCTGATTTGGGGTCACAAACACTGGGGAAAGCTCAAGGAGTTTACGTGGCAAGCTCTGCAGATGGGACCAGCCAGATGATGGCATTTACGGCTCTGATTGAAGGAGGGGAATATAATGACAACCTCAACTTCTATGGAGTATATAAAATTGGGAGTACCGTATCATATTTGTCAGTGACAGGAGGGACAGGCAAGTTTAAGAGTGCTTATGGGGTTGCAGAAGTACGATCACTCATACCTTCAGGTCAACATATCACAGATGGTGCCGAGACATTGCTGAGGATCACTGTCCATCTGAAATATTGA